The following proteins are encoded in a genomic region of Arthrobacter jiangjiafuii:
- the phoU gene encoding phosphate signaling complex protein PhoU, translated as MRKVFQAELHQIGEELTQISELVTEAMQKATLAFEGADTELAQDVIAADARIDFLQNDLDERAIDVLALQGPVASDLRMIVGSLRMSASLERMGDLARHIAQLARLRYPEHVVPEPMVATFSEMARLDLQISQLLTELLETRNLDLSNDIYACNTRINELHASVFKAIASPDWNISAVSTVDLTLASRYFERFADHGVSVTRKVNYLVTGEWQPLSESSR; from the coding sequence GTGCGTAAGGTTTTCCAAGCCGAGCTTCATCAGATTGGCGAAGAGCTGACCCAGATTTCCGAGCTGGTCACCGAAGCGATGCAGAAAGCCACCCTCGCCTTCGAAGGTGCCGACACCGAGCTGGCGCAGGATGTCATTGCCGCCGATGCCCGGATCGATTTCCTGCAGAATGACCTCGACGAGCGCGCGATTGACGTCCTGGCCCTGCAGGGTCCGGTAGCGAGCGACCTGCGGATGATCGTGGGATCCCTGCGGATGAGCGCGTCGCTGGAGCGGATGGGTGATCTGGCCCGGCACATTGCCCAGCTGGCCCGGCTGCGGTACCCCGAGCATGTGGTCCCCGAACCCATGGTGGCCACCTTCAGCGAAATGGCCCGCCTTGACCTCCAGATTTCCCAGCTGCTGACGGAGCTGCTGGAGACCCGCAACCTGGATCTGAGCAACGACATTTACGCCTGCAACACCCGGATCAACGAGTTGCACGCCAGCGTCTTCAAGGCCATTGCCTCGCCGGACTGGAATATCTCCGCCGTCAGCACGGTGGACCTGACCCTGGCGAGCCGGTACTTCGAACGGTTCGCCGATCACGGTGTGTCAGTGACCCGGAAGGTCAACTACCTGGTGACCGGCGAATGGCAGCCGCTCTCCGAATCCAGCCGGTAG
- a CDS encoding sensor histidine kinase, whose translation MNPVLLGLIAGILGLAVGVFGVLAFAASQRQRKEMAASDDPAIPDGAAEVLAAIGRAYIVVDAIDGVVRASPGSYAFGLVRGHTLVPPELLEMTARVRRDGVIEERQLELQRGPLGQGSTILHVRVAIVGEEYILILADDRTEIARTEEVRNDFVANVSHELKTPVGAISLLSEALDDAAGDEEAVRRFAARMSKESTRLTALVQDIIELSRLQSTDMVDRAREVDINSLVNDAVEATRLPAETRNTTVVVGGSVQGLVYGDAKMLTTAFRNLIDNAIRYSPAGSRVGVGLRSRDGMAQVSVTDQGPGIDAEEQERIFERFYRIDSARSRHTGGTGLGLSIVKHVVANHGGEVNVWSQPGQGSTFTVRLPEMETSDTTAGDGNREQGVSA comes from the coding sequence GTGAATCCTGTATTGCTGGGCCTGATAGCCGGGATCCTCGGCCTGGCCGTGGGGGTCTTCGGCGTACTCGCGTTTGCGGCGAGCCAACGCCAGCGGAAGGAAATGGCAGCCAGCGACGACCCGGCCATCCCCGACGGGGCAGCCGAAGTGCTGGCTGCAATCGGCCGGGCCTACATTGTGGTGGACGCGATCGACGGCGTCGTCCGCGCCAGTCCCGGCTCCTACGCCTTCGGCCTGGTCCGCGGCCACACGCTGGTTCCGCCCGAACTGCTGGAGATGACAGCGCGCGTCCGGCGCGACGGCGTCATCGAGGAACGGCAACTGGAACTGCAGCGCGGACCGCTGGGCCAGGGAAGCACAATCCTGCACGTCCGGGTGGCCATCGTGGGGGAGGAGTACATCCTCATCCTGGCGGACGACCGCACTGAAATCGCACGGACCGAAGAAGTGCGCAATGACTTCGTCGCCAACGTTTCGCACGAACTCAAGACGCCGGTGGGCGCCATCTCCCTGTTGTCCGAGGCGCTGGACGACGCCGCGGGAGACGAAGAGGCAGTGCGGCGGTTCGCTGCCCGGATGAGCAAGGAATCCACCCGGCTCACCGCCCTGGTGCAGGACATTATTGAACTGAGCCGCCTGCAGAGCACCGACATGGTGGACCGCGCCCGGGAAGTGGACATCAATTCCCTCGTCAACGATGCAGTCGAAGCCACCCGGCTGCCGGCAGAGACCCGGAACACCACCGTCGTGGTTGGCGGTTCGGTTCAGGGGCTGGTGTACGGGGACGCGAAAATGCTGACCACTGCCTTCCGCAACCTGATTGACAACGCGATCCGGTACTCGCCGGCGGGCAGCCGGGTGGGTGTTGGGCTGCGGTCCAGGGACGGCATGGCCCAGGTGTCCGTCACGGACCAGGGCCCGGGAATCGACGCCGAGGAGCAGGAGCGCATCTTTGAACGGTTTTACCGGATCGACAGTGCCCGGTCCCGCCATACCGGTGGAACCGGGCTGGGGCTGAGCATCGTCAAGCACGTTGTGGCCAACCACGGAGGCGAAGTCAACGTGTGGTCCCAGCCGGGCCAGGGCTCCACCTTCACTGTCCGGCTGCCCGAAATGGAAACCTCCGACACCACCGCCGGCGACGGCAACCGCGAACAAGGAGTCAGTGCTTGA
- a CDS encoding response regulator transcription factor encodes MSRILLVEDEESFSDPLSYLLGREGFEVSVVDNGYDAVTEFDRFGADLVLLDLMLPGQSGTEVCRQIRQRSDVPVIMLTARDGEIDKVVGLEIGADDYVTKPYSSRELLARIRAVLRRRNDGGELAGPAVEAGPVRMDVDRHVVSVNGTAVPMPLKEFELLELLLRNSGRVLTRGQLIERVWGADYVGDTKTLDVHVKRLRGKIEPDPSLPRHLVTVRGLGYKFEA; translated from the coding sequence TTGAGCAGGATCCTGCTGGTCGAAGACGAGGAGTCCTTCAGCGACCCCCTTTCCTATCTGCTGGGACGGGAAGGATTCGAGGTCAGCGTCGTGGACAACGGGTACGACGCCGTGACCGAGTTTGACCGGTTCGGGGCTGACCTGGTGCTGCTGGACCTGATGCTGCCGGGCCAGTCCGGCACAGAGGTCTGCCGGCAGATCCGCCAGCGCTCGGACGTTCCGGTAATCATGCTGACCGCCCGCGACGGGGAAATCGACAAGGTGGTGGGCCTGGAGATCGGGGCCGATGACTACGTCACCAAGCCCTACAGCTCCCGCGAGCTGCTGGCACGGATCCGTGCCGTGCTGCGCCGCCGGAACGACGGCGGGGAGCTGGCCGGGCCCGCGGTGGAAGCCGGTCCGGTGCGGATGGATGTGGACCGGCACGTGGTCAGCGTCAATGGGACAGCGGTCCCCATGCCCCTGAAGGAGTTTGAGCTGCTGGAACTGCTGCTGCGCAATTCCGGCCGGGTCCTGACCCGGGGGCAGCTCATTGAACGGGTCTGGGGAGCCGACTATGTGGGAGACACCAAGACCCTGGACGTGCACGTCAAACGGCTGCGCGGGAAAATCGAACCGGACCCGTCGCTGCCCCGCCATCTGGTGACCGTCCGAGGGTTGGGCTACAAGTTTGAAGCCTGA
- a CDS encoding CarD family transcriptional regulator: MVFEVGETVVYPHHGAAKIEEIKMRTIKGEEKMYLKLKVAQGDLTIEVPAENVDLVGVRDVVGKEGLEHVFDVLRAELTEEPTNWSRRYKANLEKLASGDVVKVAEVVRDLWRRDHDRGLSAGEKRMLAKARQILISELALAEKTDEDQAAVVLDKVLAS, encoded by the coding sequence ATGGTTTTTGAGGTTGGCGAAACAGTTGTTTACCCTCACCACGGTGCCGCGAAGATCGAAGAGATCAAGATGCGGACCATCAAAGGCGAAGAGAAGATGTATCTCAAGCTGAAGGTGGCACAGGGTGATCTGACCATAGAAGTACCGGCTGAAAACGTCGACCTCGTTGGGGTTCGGGACGTAGTAGGCAAAGAGGGACTGGAGCATGTCTTTGATGTGCTTCGTGCCGAGCTTACTGAAGAACCCACCAACTGGTCGCGGCGTTATAAGGCGAACCTGGAGAAGCTTGCGTCGGGTGACGTGGTGAAGGTTGCAGAGGTTGTTCGCGACCTCTGGCGCCGCGACCACGACCGCGGCCTTTCTGCAGGCGAAAAGCGGATGCTCGCGAAAGCCCGCCAGATTCTGATTTCAGAATTGGCACTGGCTGAAAAGACAGACGAGGACCAGGCCGCAGTTGTCTTGGACAAGGTTCTGGCGAGCTAA
- the ispD gene encoding 2-C-methyl-D-erythritol 4-phosphate cytidylyltransferase, protein MSSTVSREQRIGIILVAGGSGQRLGYGIPKAQVPLAGAPLLSHALRGIAASGIASAVSVAVPAGDTVMRGLCGEAGLTVPLTVVDGGSTRADSVRAALDVLPADLDAILVHDAARALAPPQVFRRVADALAAGAGAVIPAVAVTDTVKTTAGTEPAEGGIAALRVTGTPDRSSLRAVQTPQGFDAALLRRAHEAARGFDPERAAAVTDDAMLAESLGETVYVVDGSELSLKITTPLDLLLAEAVLARESHLQEN, encoded by the coding sequence GTGTCTTCAACAGTTTCCCGCGAACAGCGCATCGGTATCATCCTCGTAGCCGGCGGCTCCGGCCAGCGGCTGGGATACGGCATACCCAAGGCGCAGGTCCCGCTGGCCGGCGCTCCGCTGCTCTCCCACGCCCTGCGCGGGATAGCCGCTTCCGGTATTGCCTCGGCCGTCAGCGTTGCCGTTCCCGCCGGCGACACGGTGATGCGCGGCCTGTGCGGGGAAGCAGGTCTCACGGTCCCCCTTACAGTGGTCGACGGCGGCTCCACCCGGGCCGATTCCGTCCGCGCCGCGCTGGACGTCCTGCCCGCAGACCTCGACGCGATCCTGGTCCACGACGCAGCCCGGGCGTTGGCTCCGCCGCAGGTCTTCCGGCGGGTGGCTGATGCCCTGGCCGCCGGAGCCGGCGCGGTCATTCCCGCCGTCGCCGTCACGGATACAGTCAAAACCACTGCCGGGACCGAACCAGCCGAGGGCGGAATCGCAGCGCTGCGGGTCACCGGGACTCCGGACCGTTCCTCCCTGCGGGCCGTGCAGACGCCCCAGGGCTTTGACGCCGCGCTGTTGCGCCGCGCACATGAAGCAGCCCGCGGTTTTGATCCGGAGCGGGCCGCCGCAGTCACCGACGATGCCATGCTGGCCGAATCCCTCGGCGAGACCGTATATGTCGTGGATGGCTCCGAACTCTCATTGAAGATCACCACGCCGTTGGACCTGCTGCTTGCCGAAGCGGTGCTCGCCCGCGAATCCCACCTCCAGGAGAACTGA
- the ispF gene encoding 2-C-methyl-D-erythritol 2,4-cyclodiphosphate synthase — protein sequence MPAVNLPRTGIGVDVHAFASDDAPRPLWVAGMLWEGERGLAGHSDGDPVAHAAADALFSAAGLGDLGAHFGTDRPEYAGASGTTLLTEAARIVRAAGFEIGNVAVQLIGNRPKFAPRRTEAEAILSGAAGAPVSVSATTTDALGFTGRGEGIAAVATAVVVQVEGTLRP from the coding sequence ATGCCAGCAGTGAATCTTCCCCGTACCGGCATCGGCGTCGATGTGCACGCCTTTGCCTCCGACGACGCTCCCCGCCCGCTGTGGGTCGCCGGGATGCTGTGGGAGGGTGAACGCGGCCTGGCCGGCCACTCCGACGGTGATCCGGTGGCACACGCCGCCGCCGACGCCCTGTTCTCCGCCGCCGGCCTGGGCGACCTGGGTGCGCACTTCGGCACTGACCGGCCCGAATATGCCGGCGCCTCAGGCACCACCCTGCTGACAGAAGCGGCGAGGATCGTCCGCGCCGCCGGATTCGAGATCGGCAACGTGGCAGTACAGCTCATCGGCAACCGGCCCAAGTTCGCTCCCCGCCGCACCGAAGCCGAAGCCATCCTCAGCGGGGCCGCCGGAGCCCCGGTCAGTGTCTCGGCCACCACCACCGACGCCCTGGGCTTCACCGGCCGCGGCGAGGGAATCGCCGCGGTGGCAACCGCCGTCGTCGTGCAGGTCGAGGGCACCCTGCGTCCGTAG
- the cysS gene encoding cysteine--tRNA ligase, with protein sequence MSLRFYDTATAQVRDFVPLKEGEVSLYYCGATVQGAPHVGHIRSAIAFDQLTRWLQFRGFRVTTVRNVTDIDDKILAKSADSMGAAASVDVVPDEPWWALAYRFEQEFAKAYDTLGVQRPTYEPRATGHIPEMHALIGRLIDAGHAYPALDDSGDVYFDVRSWNKYGSLTRQNIDDMQAAPDAGPRGKRDPRDFALWKGHKAGEPETAAWDSPWGKGRPGWHLECSAMVTKYLGPQFDIHGGGLDLRFPHHENEMAQSQAAGDGFANFWMHNGMVTFEGEKMSKSIGNTVSPAQMLAEASPRVVRYYLGQAHYRSVLDYRPTSLQEAAAAVERIDTFIEKAQGKLYGNGQRGLAVAPTLFMPEAFGEAMDDDLNVPQALAVLHETVRAGNTALAAGNEKGAREALEAVLAMTGVLGLDAVQQPARSGGPEHQALDSLIQDQLQQRLDARAAKDWARADAIRDALAAAGIAVEDTPEGARWSLVQG encoded by the coding sequence GTGAGCTTGAGATTCTATGACACCGCAACTGCGCAGGTCCGCGATTTCGTCCCCCTCAAGGAGGGCGAGGTGAGCCTGTACTACTGCGGCGCCACCGTGCAGGGCGCACCGCACGTGGGCCATATCCGGTCCGCCATCGCCTTCGACCAGCTCACCCGCTGGCTGCAGTTCCGCGGCTTCCGCGTCACCACGGTCCGCAACGTCACCGACATCGACGACAAGATCCTGGCGAAGTCAGCTGACTCCATGGGGGCCGCAGCGTCGGTCGACGTCGTCCCGGACGAACCCTGGTGGGCACTGGCGTACCGCTTCGAGCAGGAATTCGCCAAGGCCTATGACACGCTCGGCGTCCAGCGGCCCACCTACGAACCCCGCGCTACCGGCCACATCCCGGAAATGCACGCGCTCATCGGCCGCCTGATCGACGCCGGCCATGCCTACCCCGCCCTGGACGACTCAGGCGACGTCTACTTCGACGTCCGGTCCTGGAACAAGTACGGATCGCTGACCCGGCAGAACATCGACGACATGCAGGCAGCGCCCGACGCCGGTCCCCGCGGCAAGCGCGATCCGCGCGACTTCGCGCTGTGGAAGGGCCACAAGGCCGGCGAGCCCGAAACCGCCGCCTGGGACAGCCCCTGGGGCAAGGGCCGGCCCGGCTGGCACCTGGAGTGCTCGGCCATGGTCACCAAATACCTCGGCCCGCAGTTCGACATCCACGGCGGCGGCCTGGACCTTCGCTTCCCGCACCACGAAAACGAAATGGCCCAGTCACAGGCGGCCGGAGACGGTTTCGCCAACTTCTGGATGCACAACGGCATGGTCACCTTCGAAGGCGAGAAGATGTCCAAGTCGATCGGCAACACGGTGAGCCCCGCTCAGATGCTGGCCGAGGCGTCGCCGCGGGTGGTGCGCTATTACCTGGGGCAGGCCCACTACCGCTCGGTCCTGGACTACCGCCCGACGTCGCTGCAGGAAGCGGCGGCCGCCGTCGAGCGGATCGACACGTTCATCGAGAAGGCGCAGGGGAAGCTCTACGGCAACGGCCAGCGCGGACTTGCCGTGGCGCCAACCCTGTTCATGCCCGAGGCCTTCGGCGAAGCGATGGATGATGACCTGAACGTACCGCAGGCCCTCGCGGTGCTGCATGAAACCGTCCGCGCCGGCAACACCGCGCTGGCCGCGGGCAACGAAAAGGGAGCCCGGGAGGCCTTGGAAGCTGTGCTGGCCATGACCGGTGTCCTGGGCCTCGATGCCGTGCAGCAGCCGGCACGCAGCGGCGGACCGGAACACCAGGCGCTGGACAGCCTGATTCAGGACCAACTGCAGCAGCGTCTCGACGCCCGCGCCGCCAAGGACTGGGCGCGCGCAGACGCCATCCGGGACGCCCTGGCGGCGGCCGGTATTGCCGTGGAAGACACTCCGGAGGGGGCCCGCTGGAGCCTGGTCCAGGGCTGA
- the rlmB gene encoding 23S rRNA (guanosine(2251)-2'-O)-methyltransferase RlmB produces the protein MANNGRPGAMRKAKKGPSGGTGGLGRKALEGKGPTPKAADRPYHKAYKNKQLAERSAAKRGGDTRAAGGRSGTNVRGKVAEEVVTGRNSVVEALRAGIPAKALHIAVRIDMDDRVRESLKMAADRGLPVMETHKPELDRMTNEAVHQGLVLQIPPYEYADPMDLAQETIEAWKKGHIRNAPLFVALDGITDPRNLGAIIRSASAFSAHGVIVPERRAVGMTASAWKTSAGAAVRVPVARAGNLNSALKAFKKMGIFVLGLDGDGDVSLPDIVLAKDPVCIVVGSEGKGLSRLVRENCDQIVSIPIDSAMESLNASMAVGISLYEISRQRSA, from the coding sequence ATGGCCAACAACGGACGTCCCGGCGCAATGCGTAAAGCCAAAAAGGGCCCCAGCGGGGGCACCGGTGGATTGGGCCGCAAGGCTCTTGAGGGCAAGGGACCCACGCCCAAAGCCGCAGACCGCCCCTACCACAAGGCGTATAAGAACAAGCAGCTGGCCGAGCGTTCGGCCGCCAAGCGCGGCGGCGACACCCGCGCCGCCGGCGGCCGCAGCGGTACCAACGTCCGCGGCAAGGTGGCTGAGGAAGTCGTCACCGGCCGCAACTCGGTGGTTGAGGCGCTGCGCGCCGGCATCCCCGCCAAGGCCCTGCACATCGCGGTCCGCATCGACATGGATGACCGTGTCCGTGAATCCCTGAAGATGGCTGCGGACCGCGGCCTTCCGGTCATGGAGACGCACAAGCCCGAGCTGGACCGCATGACCAACGAGGCCGTGCACCAGGGCCTGGTCCTGCAGATCCCGCCGTACGAATACGCGGACCCCATGGACCTCGCACAGGAAACCATCGAAGCCTGGAAAAAGGGCCACATCCGCAACGCCCCGCTGTTCGTGGCGCTGGATGGCATCACCGACCCCCGCAACCTGGGTGCGATCATCCGCTCCGCTTCCGCGTTCAGCGCGCACGGCGTCATCGTGCCGGAACGCCGCGCCGTCGGCATGACCGCCTCGGCCTGGAAAACCAGCGCCGGAGCAGCTGTCCGCGTGCCGGTTGCCCGCGCCGGCAACCTGAACAGTGCGTTGAAGGCCTTCAAGAAGATGGGCATCTTCGTTCTCGGCCTGGACGGCGACGGCGATGTGTCGCTGCCGGACATCGTCCTGGCCAAGGACCCGGTCTGCATCGTCGTCGGTTCCGAGGGCAAGGGCCTGTCCCGCCTCGTCCGTGAAAACTGCGACCAGATCGTCTCCATCCCGATTGACTCGGCCATGGAATCCCTGAACGCCTCCATGGCGGTAGGCATCAGCCTGTACGAGATTTCACGGCAGCGTTCCGCCTGA
- the glgX gene encoding glycogen debranching protein GlgX, which yields MADLNSIAQGQAAARRVSRPFPLGVWNSIPGVPEVPGTANVSVDAPGLSGVEIHFETAPGVWASEPLSESAAGIHHGRVSGLGYGSRYGFWPLGKELPGEPGSFQLLLDPYGRGIDEAPGADGGAPLFFSVHVDPSYDWGQSRRPRIPWRDTVIYEAHVRGQTLLHPGIPEELRGTYAGMAHPVMVEYLQDLGITSVELLPVQFHADEEHLRQLGLTNYWGYNTLGFFAPQVSYATKEAQAAGPKAVQDEFKDMVRSLHDAGLEVLLDVVYNHTAEGTKDRPALCWRGLGEEQYYRHDGEGRYLDTTGCGNTLDFSQPRVIQMAVDSLRYWVSEYHVDGFRFDLAPALCRGADGHFDSRHPFLMAVAGDPVLAGSKLIAEPWDIGPGGWQTGNFPPGWADWNDRFRDTVRDFWLRDQAALAAGGTGGSVARLAASLAGSADLFAGSGRTSLASINLVTAHDGFTLADLTAYDHKHNEANAEDNRDGSNENRSYNHGVEGPTADEQVAARRAQSARNLMTTLLMSLGVPMITAGDELGRTQHGNNNAYCQDTPLAWLDWHLDADGLRMLETTRTLLRLRRDFLASQPYRYPAEPREASLLWFDAEGQPMTPEKWEDPGCRVLQLLAGSSFSGLKGLLVLNGTLEDTEVKLPDAQTLRASGMDGEHHQVYQLMLSTAAEPAERTGSRTRGGEKDILPANSISLYRA from the coding sequence ATGGCAGACCTGAATAGCATTGCGCAGGGCCAGGCCGCCGCACGGCGGGTGTCCCGGCCCTTCCCCCTGGGCGTCTGGAATTCCATTCCGGGCGTTCCTGAAGTGCCGGGAACCGCCAACGTATCGGTCGACGCCCCGGGGCTGTCCGGAGTGGAAATCCACTTCGAAACCGCCCCGGGTGTCTGGGCTTCGGAACCCCTCAGCGAGTCCGCAGCAGGGATCCACCATGGGCGGGTGTCCGGACTGGGCTACGGCAGCCGGTACGGCTTCTGGCCTCTCGGGAAGGAACTGCCGGGGGAGCCGGGCAGCTTTCAGCTGCTGCTGGATCCCTACGGGCGGGGCATCGACGAGGCGCCCGGCGCCGACGGCGGGGCGCCGCTTTTCTTCTCCGTGCACGTTGACCCGAGCTATGACTGGGGACAGTCGCGGCGGCCGCGCATCCCCTGGCGGGATACGGTCATCTACGAGGCCCACGTCCGCGGACAGACACTGCTCCACCCCGGCATCCCCGAAGAACTGCGCGGAACGTACGCCGGCATGGCTCATCCGGTCATGGTGGAGTACCTTCAGGACCTGGGCATCACCTCCGTGGAGCTGCTCCCGGTGCAGTTCCACGCCGACGAAGAGCACCTCCGGCAACTGGGCCTGACCAACTACTGGGGCTACAACACCCTCGGTTTCTTCGCCCCGCAGGTCTCCTACGCCACCAAGGAAGCGCAGGCCGCCGGGCCGAAGGCCGTTCAGGACGAGTTCAAGGACATGGTCCGCTCCCTGCACGATGCCGGCCTCGAGGTTCTCCTGGACGTGGTCTACAACCACACCGCCGAAGGCACCAAGGACCGGCCGGCGCTGTGCTGGCGGGGCCTGGGCGAGGAACAGTACTACCGCCACGACGGCGAAGGCCGCTATCTGGACACCACAGGCTGCGGCAACACCCTCGATTTCAGCCAGCCCCGGGTCATCCAGATGGCCGTGGACTCCCTGCGCTACTGGGTCTCCGAATACCACGTGGACGGTTTCAGGTTCGATCTGGCTCCGGCCCTCTGCCGCGGCGCCGACGGGCATTTCGACAGCCGGCACCCCTTCCTGATGGCAGTGGCCGGAGATCCGGTGCTGGCCGGCAGCAAACTTATCGCCGAACCATGGGACATTGGCCCCGGCGGCTGGCAGACCGGGAACTTCCCGCCGGGCTGGGCGGACTGGAATGACCGGTTCAGGGACACCGTGCGGGATTTCTGGCTGCGGGACCAGGCAGCCCTCGCGGCGGGAGGCACCGGAGGTTCCGTTGCCCGGCTCGCCGCGTCACTGGCAGGCTCCGCAGACCTCTTCGCCGGCTCCGGCCGCACGTCGCTGGCCTCCATCAACCTGGTCACGGCGCACGACGGCTTTACCCTCGCAGACCTCACGGCCTATGACCACAAGCACAACGAGGCCAACGCGGAGGACAACCGGGACGGCAGCAATGAAAACCGCAGCTACAACCACGGCGTGGAAGGCCCCACCGCAGACGAACAGGTAGCTGCCCGACGGGCACAGAGCGCCCGCAACCTGATGACTACACTGCTGATGTCGCTGGGCGTGCCAATGATCACCGCTGGAGATGAGCTGGGGCGGACCCAGCACGGAAACAACAACGCCTACTGCCAGGACACACCCCTTGCCTGGCTCGACTGGCATCTGGATGCCGACGGGCTTCGGATGCTCGAGACCACCCGGACGCTGCTGCGGCTGCGCCGCGATTTTCTCGCTTCCCAGCCGTACCGGTATCCGGCCGAGCCGCGGGAAGCGTCGCTCCTGTGGTTCGACGCCGAGGGCCAGCCCATGACCCCGGAGAAGTGGGAGGACCCGGGCTGCCGCGTATTGCAGCTGCTGGCCGGCTCCTCCTTCAGCGGCCTGAAAGGACTGCTGGTCCTTAACGGAACCCTTGAGGACACCGAGGTGAAGCTGCCTGATGCGCAGACACTGCGTGCCTCCGGCATGGATGGCGAGCACCACCAGGTGTACCAACTGATGCTGAGCACCGCCGCTGAGCCGGCTGAGCGGACCGGTAGCAGGACCCGCGGCGGGGAGAAGGACATTCTCCCCGCCAACTCGATCAGCCTGTACCGCGCCTAG